A single Apodemus sylvaticus chromosome 20, mApoSyl1.1, whole genome shotgun sequence DNA region contains:
- the LOC127670759 gene encoding vomeronasal type-2 receptor 116-like isoform X1, whose protein sequence is MKNLCAFTISFLLLKFSLILCCLIEPFCFWRIRNTEDNYGDLRSDCGFFLFTVEGPVEDYFYNDDLDFRIPAARYEFFLVMLFATDEINENPYLLPNMSFMFSIVLELCQDTLGVLDRAHSQQNKHVNFINYICRIYQICYVHLTGPSWKTSLKLAIHSKTPKVFFGPFNPNLSDHDQLPYVHQVASKDTHLSHGMVSLLLHFRWTWIGMVISDDDKGIQFLSDLREEMQRHGICLAFVNVIPETMQTYMTKAMIYDKQIMASSAKVVIIYGEMNSTLEVSFRRWKYFGSQRIWITTSQLDVTTNKKEFRLDFFHGTVTFAHHRGKLAKFRNFMQTMNYDKYPVNISDSMLGWNYFNCSVSKNSNKRDHFVLNNTLEWTAMHKYDMALSEEGYNLYNAVYAVAHTYHELLLQQVESQKTTGVKGEFTDCQQVSSLLKTRVFINPVGELVSMNHRENQCAGYDIFIIWNFPQGHGLKVKIGSYFPCFSRNQLYISEDLEWATGGTSVPSSMCSAPCTAGFRKIHLEETVECCFDCVQCPENEVSNETGTSGECVRCPDDKYANLEQTHCLQRAVSFLAYEDPLGLALGFMALSFSAITILVLSTFVKYRDAPIVKANNCILSYILLISLVFCFLCSLLFIGHPNQSTCILQQITFGVFFTVAVSTVLVKTITVVMAFKLTTPGRRMRGMLTSGAPNLVIPICTLIQLVLCGIWLVTFPPFIDRDIQSEHGKIVIICKKGSVIAFHVVRGYLGSLALGSFTVAFLARNLPDRFNEAKFLTFSMLVFCSVWVTFLPVYHSSRGKIMVVVEVFSILASSAGLLGCIFVPKCYVILVRPHSNVLQRYKDKLAH, encoded by the exons ATGAAGAATCTTTGTGCTTTCACTATTTCCTTTTTGCTCCTGAAGTTTTCTCTCATTTTGTGCTGTTTGATTGAACCATTTTGCTTTTGGAGGATAAGGAATACTGAAGATAATTATGGAGATTTGAGAAGTGactgtggttttttcctttttacagtAGAGGGACCTGTTGAAGACTATTTTTATAATGATGATTTAGATTTTAG aataccagCAGCACGATATGAATTTTTTCTGGTAATGCTTTTTGCGACTGATGAGATCAACGAGAATCCTTATCTTTTACCCAATATGTCTTTCATGTTCTCCATTGTTCTTGAGCTCTGTCAAGATACATTGGGAGTTCTGGATAGAGCACattcacaacaaaacaaacatgtgaattttattaattatatctgtAGAATATATCAAATTTGTTATGTACACCTTACAGGCCCATCATGGAAAACATCCTTAAAACTGGCAATTCATTCTAAGACACCAAAG gttttctttggaccatttaatcctaacctaAGTGATCATGACCAGTTGCCCTATGTCCATCAGGTAGCCAGCAAGGACACACATTTGTCCCATGGCATGGTCTCCTTGCtgcttcattttagatggacttggataggcatggtcatctcagatgatgacaagggcattcagtttctctcagatttaagagaagaaatgcaaaggcatgGGATCTGCttagcttttgtgaatgtgatcccagaaaccatgcagacatacatgactaaggctatgatatatgataaacaaattatggcatcttcagcaaaggttgttatcatttatggtgaaatgaattctactttagaagtcagctttagaCGGTGGAAATATTTTGGTTctcagagaatctggatcacaACCTCTCAATTGGATGTTAccacaaataaaaaggaattcagGCTTGATTTCTTTCATGGGACTGTCACTTTTGCACACCACAGAGGCAAGCTTgctaaatttaggaattttatgcaAACAATGAACTATGacaaatacccagtaaacattTCTGACTCTATGCtggggtggaattattttaattgttcagtctctaaaaacagcaataaaagaGATCATTTTGTATTGAATAACACATTGGAATGGACAGCAATGCAcaaatatgacatggccctgagtgaagaaggttataatttatataatgctgtgtatgctgtggcccacacctaccatgaactacttcttcaacaagtagagtctcagaaaacaacaggTGTCAAAGGAGAATTCACTGACTGCCAGCAG gtgtcttccttgctgAAAACCAGGGTATTTATTAATcctgttggagaactggtgaGCATGAACCATAGAGAAAATCAGTGTGCAGggtatgacattttcatcatttggaattttccacaaggccatggattaaaagtgaaaataggaagctattttccttgtttttcacGGAACCAACTTTAtatatctgaagatttggagtGGGCTACGGGAGGAACATCA GTTCCCTCCTCCATGTGTAGTGCGCCATGTACTGCTGGATTCAggaaaattcatctggaagaaacAGTAGaatgctgctttgattgtgttcagtgcccagaaaatgaggtttccaatgaaacaggtacat CAGGTGAATGTGTGAGATGTCCAGATGATAAGTATGCCAACTTAGAGCAAACGcactgcctccaaagagctgtgTCATTTCTGGCTTATGAAGATCCATTGGGGCTTGCTCTAGGCTTCATGGCCCTGTCCTTCTCAGCCATCACAATTCTAGTACTGTCCACTTTTGTGAAATACAGGGATGCTCCTATAGTAAAGGCCAATAACTgcattctcagctacatcctgctcatctctctggtgttctgttttctctgctcattgctcttcatAGGACATCCCAACCAGTCTACCTGCATCCTTCAGCAGATCacatttggagtatttttcacAGTGGCTGTTTCTACAGTGTTGGTCAAAACAATAACTGTtgtcatggctttcaagctcactactccagggagaagaatgagagggatgctgacatcaggagcacctaacttggtcattcccatctgtaccctgatccaacttgttctctgtggcattTGGTTGGTAACAtttcctccctttattgacagagatatacaatctgaacatgggaagattgtcattatttgcaaaaaaggctcagtcattgccttccatgttgtcaggggatatttgggttccttggctctcgggagcttcactgtggctttcctggctaggaaccttcctgatagattcaatgaagccaagttcctaactttcagcatgctggtgttctgcagtgtctgggtcacctttCTCCCTGTGTACCATAGCTCCAGGGGAAAGatcatggtggttgtggaggtcttctccatcttggcttctagtgcagggttgctagggtgtatctttgtcccaaagtgttatgttattttagttaggCCACATTCAAATGTTTTACAGAGGTACAAAGATAAATTGGCTCATTGA
- the LOC127670759 gene encoding vomeronasal type-2 receptor 116-like isoform X3, which translates to MKNLCAFTISFLLLKFSLILCCLIEPFCFWRIRNTEDNYGDLRSDCGFFLFTVEGPVEDYFYNDDLDFRIPAARYEFFLVMLFATDEINENPYLLPNMSFMFSIVLELCQDTLGVLDRAHSQQNKHVNFINYICRIYQICYVHLTGPSWKTSLKLAIHSKTPKVFFGPFNPNLSDHDQLPYVHQVASKDTHLSHGMVSLLLHFRWTWIGMVISDDDKGIQFLSDLREEMQRHGICLAFVNVIPETMQTYMTKAMIYDKQIMASSAKVVIIYGEMNSTLEVSFRRWKYFGSQRIWITTSQLDVTTNKKEFRLDFFHGTVTFAHHRGKLAKFRNFMQTMNYDKYPVNISDSMLGWNYFNCSVSKNSNKRDHFVLNNTLEWTAMHKYDMALSEEGYNLYNAVYAVAHTYHELLLQQVESQKTTGVKGEFTDCQQVSSLLKTRVFINPVGELVSMNHRENQCAGYDIFIIWNFPQGHGLKVKIGSYFPCFSRNQLYISEDLEWATGGTSVPSSMCSAPCTAGFRKIHLEETVECCFDCVQCPENEVSNETAGECVRCPDDKYANLEQTHCLQRAVSFLAYEDPLGLALGFMALSFSAITILVLSTFVKYRDAPIVKANNCILSYILLISLVFCFLCSLLFIGHPNQSTCILQQITFGVFFTVAVSTVLVKTITVVMAFKLTTPGRRMRGMLTSGAPNLVIPICTLIQLVLCGIWLVTFPPFIDRDIQSEHGKIVIICKKGSVIAFHVVRGYLGSLALGSFTVAFLARNLPDRFNEAKFLTFSMLVFCSVWVTFLPVYHSSRGKIMVVVEVFSILASSAGLLGCIFVPKCYVILVRPHSNVLQRYKDKLAH; encoded by the exons ATGAAGAATCTTTGTGCTTTCACTATTTCCTTTTTGCTCCTGAAGTTTTCTCTCATTTTGTGCTGTTTGATTGAACCATTTTGCTTTTGGAGGATAAGGAATACTGAAGATAATTATGGAGATTTGAGAAGTGactgtggttttttcctttttacagtAGAGGGACCTGTTGAAGACTATTTTTATAATGATGATTTAGATTTTAG aataccagCAGCACGATATGAATTTTTTCTGGTAATGCTTTTTGCGACTGATGAGATCAACGAGAATCCTTATCTTTTACCCAATATGTCTTTCATGTTCTCCATTGTTCTTGAGCTCTGTCAAGATACATTGGGAGTTCTGGATAGAGCACattcacaacaaaacaaacatgtgaattttattaattatatctgtAGAATATATCAAATTTGTTATGTACACCTTACAGGCCCATCATGGAAAACATCCTTAAAACTGGCAATTCATTCTAAGACACCAAAG gttttctttggaccatttaatcctaacctaAGTGATCATGACCAGTTGCCCTATGTCCATCAGGTAGCCAGCAAGGACACACATTTGTCCCATGGCATGGTCTCCTTGCtgcttcattttagatggacttggataggcatggtcatctcagatgatgacaagggcattcagtttctctcagatttaagagaagaaatgcaaaggcatgGGATCTGCttagcttttgtgaatgtgatcccagaaaccatgcagacatacatgactaaggctatgatatatgataaacaaattatggcatcttcagcaaaggttgttatcatttatggtgaaatgaattctactttagaagtcagctttagaCGGTGGAAATATTTTGGTTctcagagaatctggatcacaACCTCTCAATTGGATGTTAccacaaataaaaaggaattcagGCTTGATTTCTTTCATGGGACTGTCACTTTTGCACACCACAGAGGCAAGCTTgctaaatttaggaattttatgcaAACAATGAACTATGacaaatacccagtaaacattTCTGACTCTATGCtggggtggaattattttaattgttcagtctctaaaaacagcaataaaagaGATCATTTTGTATTGAATAACACATTGGAATGGACAGCAATGCAcaaatatgacatggccctgagtgaagaaggttataatttatataatgctgtgtatgctgtggcccacacctaccatgaactacttcttcaacaagtagagtctcagaaaacaacaggTGTCAAAGGAGAATTCACTGACTGCCAGCAG gtgtcttccttgctgAAAACCAGGGTATTTATTAATcctgttggagaactggtgaGCATGAACCATAGAGAAAATCAGTGTGCAGggtatgacattttcatcatttggaattttccacaaggccatggattaaaagtgaaaataggaagctattttccttgtttttcacGGAACCAACTTTAtatatctgaagatttggagtGGGCTACGGGAGGAACATCA GTTCCCTCCTCCATGTGTAGTGCGCCATGTACTGCTGGATTCAggaaaattcatctggaagaaacAGTAGaatgctgctttgattgtgttcagtgcccagaaaatgaggtttccaatgaaacag CAGGTGAATGTGTGAGATGTCCAGATGATAAGTATGCCAACTTAGAGCAAACGcactgcctccaaagagctgtgTCATTTCTGGCTTATGAAGATCCATTGGGGCTTGCTCTAGGCTTCATGGCCCTGTCCTTCTCAGCCATCACAATTCTAGTACTGTCCACTTTTGTGAAATACAGGGATGCTCCTATAGTAAAGGCCAATAACTgcattctcagctacatcctgctcatctctctggtgttctgttttctctgctcattgctcttcatAGGACATCCCAACCAGTCTACCTGCATCCTTCAGCAGATCacatttggagtatttttcacAGTGGCTGTTTCTACAGTGTTGGTCAAAACAATAACTGTtgtcatggctttcaagctcactactccagggagaagaatgagagggatgctgacatcaggagcacctaacttggtcattcccatctgtaccctgatccaacttgttctctgtggcattTGGTTGGTAACAtttcctccctttattgacagagatatacaatctgaacatgggaagattgtcattatttgcaaaaaaggctcagtcattgccttccatgttgtcaggggatatttgggttccttggctctcgggagcttcactgtggctttcctggctaggaaccttcctgatagattcaatgaagccaagttcctaactttcagcatgctggtgttctgcagtgtctgggtcacctttCTCCCTGTGTACCATAGCTCCAGGGGAAAGatcatggtggttgtggaggtcttctccatcttggcttctagtgcagggttgctagggtgtatctttgtcccaaagtgttatgttattttagttaggCCACATTCAAATGTTTTACAGAGGTACAAAGATAAATTGGCTCATTGA
- the LOC127670759 gene encoding vomeronasal type-2 receptor 116-like isoform X5: MKNLCAFTISFLLLKFSLILCCLIEPFCFWRIRNTEDNYGDLRSDCGFFLFTVEGPVEDYFYNDDLDFRIPAARYEFFLVMLFATDEINENPYLLPNMSFMFSIVLELCQDTLGVLDRAHSQQNKHVNFINYICRIYQICYVHLTGPSWKTSLKLAIHSKTPKVFFGPFNPNLSDHDQLPYVHQVASKDTHLSHGMVSLLLHFRWTWIGMVISDDDKGIQFLSDLREEMQRHGICLAFVNVIPETMQTYMTKAMIYDKQIMASSAKVVIIYGEMNSTLEVSFRRWKYFGSQRIWITTSQLDVTTNKKEFRLDFFHGTVTFAHHRGKLAKFRNFMQTMNYDKYPVNISDSMLGWNYFNCSVSKNSNKRDHFVLNNTLEWTAMHKYDMALSEEGYNLYNAVYAVAHTYHELLLQQVESQKTTGVKGEFTDCQQVPSSMCSAPCTAGFRKIHLEETVECCFDCVQCPENEVSNETGTCECVRCPDDKYANLEQTHCLQRAVSFLAYEDPLGLALGFMALSFSAITILVLSTFVKYRDAPIVKANNCILSYILLISLVFCFLCSLLFIGHPNQSTCILQQITFGVFFTVAVSTVLVKTITVVMAFKLTTPGRRMRGMLTSGAPNLVIPICTLIQLVLCGIWLVTFPPFIDRDIQSEHGKIVIICKKGSVIAFHVVRGYLGSLALGSFTVAFLARNLPDRFNEAKFLTFSMLVFCSVWVTFLPVYHSSRGKIMVVVEVFSILASSAGLLGCIFVPKCYVILVRPHSNVLQRYKDKLAH; encoded by the exons ATGAAGAATCTTTGTGCTTTCACTATTTCCTTTTTGCTCCTGAAGTTTTCTCTCATTTTGTGCTGTTTGATTGAACCATTTTGCTTTTGGAGGATAAGGAATACTGAAGATAATTATGGAGATTTGAGAAGTGactgtggttttttcctttttacagtAGAGGGACCTGTTGAAGACTATTTTTATAATGATGATTTAGATTTTAG aataccagCAGCACGATATGAATTTTTTCTGGTAATGCTTTTTGCGACTGATGAGATCAACGAGAATCCTTATCTTTTACCCAATATGTCTTTCATGTTCTCCATTGTTCTTGAGCTCTGTCAAGATACATTGGGAGTTCTGGATAGAGCACattcacaacaaaacaaacatgtgaattttattaattatatctgtAGAATATATCAAATTTGTTATGTACACCTTACAGGCCCATCATGGAAAACATCCTTAAAACTGGCAATTCATTCTAAGACACCAAAG gttttctttggaccatttaatcctaacctaAGTGATCATGACCAGTTGCCCTATGTCCATCAGGTAGCCAGCAAGGACACACATTTGTCCCATGGCATGGTCTCCTTGCtgcttcattttagatggacttggataggcatggtcatctcagatgatgacaagggcattcagtttctctcagatttaagagaagaaatgcaaaggcatgGGATCTGCttagcttttgtgaatgtgatcccagaaaccatgcagacatacatgactaaggctatgatatatgataaacaaattatggcatcttcagcaaaggttgttatcatttatggtgaaatgaattctactttagaagtcagctttagaCGGTGGAAATATTTTGGTTctcagagaatctggatcacaACCTCTCAATTGGATGTTAccacaaataaaaaggaattcagGCTTGATTTCTTTCATGGGACTGTCACTTTTGCACACCACAGAGGCAAGCTTgctaaatttaggaattttatgcaAACAATGAACTATGacaaatacccagtaaacattTCTGACTCTATGCtggggtggaattattttaattgttcagtctctaaaaacagcaataaaagaGATCATTTTGTATTGAATAACACATTGGAATGGACAGCAATGCAcaaatatgacatggccctgagtgaagaaggttataatttatataatgctgtgtatgctgtggcccacacctaccatgaactacttcttcaacaagtagagtctcagaaaacaacaggTGTCAAAGGAGAATTCACTGACTGCCAGCAG GTTCCCTCCTCCATGTGTAGTGCGCCATGTACTGCTGGATTCAggaaaattcatctggaagaaacAGTAGaatgctgctttgattgtgttcagtgcccagaaaatgaggtttccaatgaaacaggtacat GTGAATGTGTGAGATGTCCAGATGATAAGTATGCCAACTTAGAGCAAACGcactgcctccaaagagctgtgTCATTTCTGGCTTATGAAGATCCATTGGGGCTTGCTCTAGGCTTCATGGCCCTGTCCTTCTCAGCCATCACAATTCTAGTACTGTCCACTTTTGTGAAATACAGGGATGCTCCTATAGTAAAGGCCAATAACTgcattctcagctacatcctgctcatctctctggtgttctgttttctctgctcattgctcttcatAGGACATCCCAACCAGTCTACCTGCATCCTTCAGCAGATCacatttggagtatttttcacAGTGGCTGTTTCTACAGTGTTGGTCAAAACAATAACTGTtgtcatggctttcaagctcactactccagggagaagaatgagagggatgctgacatcaggagcacctaacttggtcattcccatctgtaccctgatccaacttgttctctgtggcattTGGTTGGTAACAtttcctccctttattgacagagatatacaatctgaacatgggaagattgtcattatttgcaaaaaaggctcagtcattgccttccatgttgtcaggggatatttgggttccttggctctcgggagcttcactgtggctttcctggctaggaaccttcctgatagattcaatgaagccaagttcctaactttcagcatgctggtgttctgcagtgtctgggtcacctttCTCCCTGTGTACCATAGCTCCAGGGGAAAGatcatggtggttgtggaggtcttctccatcttggcttctagtgcagggttgctagggtgtatctttgtcccaaagtgttatgttattttagttaggCCACATTCAAATGTTTTACAGAGGTACAAAGATAAATTGGCTCATTGA
- the LOC127670759 gene encoding vomeronasal type-2 receptor 116-like isoform X2, which translates to MKNLCAFTISFLLLKFSLILCCLIEPFCFWRIRNTEDNYGDLRSDCGFFLFTVEGPVEDYFYNDDLDFRIPAARYEFFLVMLFATDEINENPYLLPNMSFMFSIVLELCQDTLGVLDRAHSQQNKHVNFINYICRIYQICYVHLTGPSWKTSLKLAIHSKTPKVFFGPFNPNLSDHDQLPYVHQVASKDTHLSHGMVSLLLHFRWTWIGMVISDDDKGIQFLSDLREEMQRHGICLAFVNVIPETMQTYMTKAMIYDKQIMASSAKVVIIYGEMNSTLEVSFRRWKYFGSQRIWITTSQLDVTTNKKEFRLDFFHGTVTFAHHRGKLAKFRNFMQTMNYDKYPVNISDSMLGWNYFNCSVSKNSNKRDHFVLNNTLEWTAMHKYDMALSEEGYNLYNAVYAVAHTYHELLLQQVESQKTTGVKGEFTDCQQVSSLLKTRVFINPVGELVSMNHRENQCAGYDIFIIWNFPQGHGLKVKIGSYFPCFSRNQLYISEDLEWATGGTSVPSSMCSAPCTAGFRKIHLEETVECCFDCVQCPENEVSNETGTCECVRCPDDKYANLEQTHCLQRAVSFLAYEDPLGLALGFMALSFSAITILVLSTFVKYRDAPIVKANNCILSYILLISLVFCFLCSLLFIGHPNQSTCILQQITFGVFFTVAVSTVLVKTITVVMAFKLTTPGRRMRGMLTSGAPNLVIPICTLIQLVLCGIWLVTFPPFIDRDIQSEHGKIVIICKKGSVIAFHVVRGYLGSLALGSFTVAFLARNLPDRFNEAKFLTFSMLVFCSVWVTFLPVYHSSRGKIMVVVEVFSILASSAGLLGCIFVPKCYVILVRPHSNVLQRYKDKLAH; encoded by the exons ATGAAGAATCTTTGTGCTTTCACTATTTCCTTTTTGCTCCTGAAGTTTTCTCTCATTTTGTGCTGTTTGATTGAACCATTTTGCTTTTGGAGGATAAGGAATACTGAAGATAATTATGGAGATTTGAGAAGTGactgtggttttttcctttttacagtAGAGGGACCTGTTGAAGACTATTTTTATAATGATGATTTAGATTTTAG aataccagCAGCACGATATGAATTTTTTCTGGTAATGCTTTTTGCGACTGATGAGATCAACGAGAATCCTTATCTTTTACCCAATATGTCTTTCATGTTCTCCATTGTTCTTGAGCTCTGTCAAGATACATTGGGAGTTCTGGATAGAGCACattcacaacaaaacaaacatgtgaattttattaattatatctgtAGAATATATCAAATTTGTTATGTACACCTTACAGGCCCATCATGGAAAACATCCTTAAAACTGGCAATTCATTCTAAGACACCAAAG gttttctttggaccatttaatcctaacctaAGTGATCATGACCAGTTGCCCTATGTCCATCAGGTAGCCAGCAAGGACACACATTTGTCCCATGGCATGGTCTCCTTGCtgcttcattttagatggacttggataggcatggtcatctcagatgatgacaagggcattcagtttctctcagatttaagagaagaaatgcaaaggcatgGGATCTGCttagcttttgtgaatgtgatcccagaaaccatgcagacatacatgactaaggctatgatatatgataaacaaattatggcatcttcagcaaaggttgttatcatttatggtgaaatgaattctactttagaagtcagctttagaCGGTGGAAATATTTTGGTTctcagagaatctggatcacaACCTCTCAATTGGATGTTAccacaaataaaaaggaattcagGCTTGATTTCTTTCATGGGACTGTCACTTTTGCACACCACAGAGGCAAGCTTgctaaatttaggaattttatgcaAACAATGAACTATGacaaatacccagtaaacattTCTGACTCTATGCtggggtggaattattttaattgttcagtctctaaaaacagcaataaaagaGATCATTTTGTATTGAATAACACATTGGAATGGACAGCAATGCAcaaatatgacatggccctgagtgaagaaggttataatttatataatgctgtgtatgctgtggcccacacctaccatgaactacttcttcaacaagtagagtctcagaaaacaacaggTGTCAAAGGAGAATTCACTGACTGCCAGCAG gtgtcttccttgctgAAAACCAGGGTATTTATTAATcctgttggagaactggtgaGCATGAACCATAGAGAAAATCAGTGTGCAGggtatgacattttcatcatttggaattttccacaaggccatggattaaaagtgaaaataggaagctattttccttgtttttcacGGAACCAACTTTAtatatctgaagatttggagtGGGCTACGGGAGGAACATCA GTTCCCTCCTCCATGTGTAGTGCGCCATGTACTGCTGGATTCAggaaaattcatctggaagaaacAGTAGaatgctgctttgattgtgttcagtgcccagaaaatgaggtttccaatgaaacaggtacat GTGAATGTGTGAGATGTCCAGATGATAAGTATGCCAACTTAGAGCAAACGcactgcctccaaagagctgtgTCATTTCTGGCTTATGAAGATCCATTGGGGCTTGCTCTAGGCTTCATGGCCCTGTCCTTCTCAGCCATCACAATTCTAGTACTGTCCACTTTTGTGAAATACAGGGATGCTCCTATAGTAAAGGCCAATAACTgcattctcagctacatcctgctcatctctctggtgttctgttttctctgctcattgctcttcatAGGACATCCCAACCAGTCTACCTGCATCCTTCAGCAGATCacatttggagtatttttcacAGTGGCTGTTTCTACAGTGTTGGTCAAAACAATAACTGTtgtcatggctttcaagctcactactccagggagaagaatgagagggatgctgacatcaggagcacctaacttggtcattcccatctgtaccctgatccaacttgttctctgtggcattTGGTTGGTAACAtttcctccctttattgacagagatatacaatctgaacatgggaagattgtcattatttgcaaaaaaggctcagtcattgccttccatgttgtcaggggatatttgggttccttggctctcgggagcttcactgtggctttcctggctaggaaccttcctgatagattcaatgaagccaagttcctaactttcagcatgctggtgttctgcagtgtctgggtcacctttCTCCCTGTGTACCATAGCTCCAGGGGAAAGatcatggtggttgtggaggtcttctccatcttggcttctagtgcagggttgctagggtgtatctttgtcccaaagtgttatgttattttagttaggCCACATTCAAATGTTTTACAGAGGTACAAAGATAAATTGGCTCATTGA